A region of the Acidobacteriota bacterium genome:
CGTCATCGGCATGACCAGCAAAGACAACATCGCGCGAATGATTGATCAAGCCATCGGGGCGTAAAGATTTTCGCAAGTCTTCAATCGCAGGCGCACACGTAGACAGCGTGGTGCGCCTGCACTTCTGTTTGCATCCCGCACCGACAGAAACATTCACAAGTTTGGAAGCGGTCTTTAACCGCACTCTTTCACTAAAAAACTGCTTCTGAAATTCCGGTTCGTGGGTTCGCGCGGGCTAATCAGGATTAGAAGTTTTACAATATGGGAATTTGATTACAGGTTCTGCGACCTCATCGCGAAATCCTCTGCGCCCTCTGCGGTTTCCGTTTATCTTTTGAATAACCGCAGAGGACCTAGAGGCAGGCGCAGAGGATGCTATGGTTTTTAATTTCAAACATTGAATTCCCGATTATCAAAAAGGCATTCATCATGAAAAATATCGTAGTAATCGGCGCGCAATGGGGCGACGAAGGCAAAGGCAAAGTGGTTGATTTACTGGCTCCGCATTTCGAGGTGGTGGCGCGTTATCAAGGCGGTCACAACGCCGGGCACACGGTCTATATCGGCGAACGCAAATTCGTTTTGCATTTAATCCCTTCGGGCATTCTTCAGGAAAATTCGCTCTGTGTGATCGGCAATGGCGTAGTCGTCAATCCGCAGGCGTTCAATCTGGAAGTCAGTGAACTCGAAGAGATGAACATCAAATGCGAAGGGCGTTTGTTTATCTCTGACCGCGCCCATTTGATATTGCCGTATCACGCGGCGCTTGACCACGCGCGCGAACTCAAACTCGGCAAAAGCGGCGTCGGCACGACCTTGCGCGGCATCGGGCCAACTTACGAAAGCAAAGCTTCGCGCACCGGCATTCGCGCAGGCGATTTGCTCTACCCCGATTTACTGCACGAGAAACTCAAAGAGAATGTTGAAAAAGCCAACCGCGAAATCCAGTATTGCGGCGGCGAATTGATTAACGCCGAACAGATGATTGATGAATATTTGAATGAAGCGTTGCGCCTGGTGCCCTTCGTCAAAGATACCTGTGTGATGTTGAACGCGGCGGTGCGCGAAGGCAAATCGGTATTGCTCGAAGGCGCGCAAGGGACGATGCTCGACGTCGATTTCGGCACTTATCCGTTCGTCACGTCGTCGAGCGCCACAGCGGGCGGCGCAACCATCGGCACAGGGCTTGCGCCGAAACTGATTACCGGCGTGTTAGGGATTTCCAAAGCCTACACCACGCGGGTCGGCGGCGGACCTTTCCCGACAGAGTTATTCGATAGCGACGGCGAATACCTGCGCAAGAAAGGCAACGAATATGGCGCGTCAACCGGGCGTCCGCGGCGCACAGGCTGGTTTGATGCGGTGGTCGGTCGTTATTCAGCGACGGTCAATGGATTGGACGCGATTGCGCTGACGAAAATGGATGTGCTCGATGATTTCGCTGAAATCAAAATCTGTACGGCTTATCGTTATCGCGGCGAATTGATTAAGGAAATGCCTTACAGCGCCCACGTTCTGGAGCAATGCGAGCCGGTCTATGAAACCGTTAAAGGCTGGAACACCAACACCAGCGGCACGACCAGCTACGACGAGTTGCCGCAACTTGCGAAAGATTACATCGCCCGACTCGAAGCCTTATGTGAAACCGAGATGGCTTTGATTTCGACGGGACCCGAACGCAGCGAAACCATCATCCGCGACGGTTCGGCAATCAGCCGGTGGATAAAGTAGGCTGAGATTTTTTGATTTTGCATAATTGATAAAGCGGTGAACCGGGGCAATTCGATTTATTCATTGTCTCGGTTCACCGCTTTTTTAGCGGCGCGCAGTGATTGATTATCAAATTTTTGGCGGCGGTGCCGCTTTGCTGTGCGGTGAGTCTCGGATTCACCGGTTAATCATTGTTTGAACTTTCGCGGCAGCGCCCTCAACCTGCGGCGCAGGCGCGAAGCTTTGGCAGACGCGCTGTCGGTTTCAATTACCGGCACACCGGCGAATCGTTATCTGCCCGGAAAAAGTTTTTCTCTCATTCCCTCTTTTGCCATCATCTTCCGTTTTTATTCATGAAGACTCGTGTGTCAGGACTGCTGCAAGTATCAATC
Encoded here:
- a CDS encoding adenylosuccinate synthase translates to MKNIVVIGAQWGDEGKGKVVDLLAPHFEVVARYQGGHNAGHTVYIGERKFVLHLIPSGILQENSLCVIGNGVVVNPQAFNLEVSELEEMNIKCEGRLFISDRAHLILPYHAALDHARELKLGKSGVGTTLRGIGPTYESKASRTGIRAGDLLYPDLLHEKLKENVEKANREIQYCGGELINAEQMIDEYLNEALRLVPFVKDTCVMLNAAVREGKSVLLEGAQGTMLDVDFGTYPFVTSSSATAGGATIGTGLAPKLITGVLGISKAYTTRVGGGPFPTELFDSDGEYLRKKGNEYGASTGRPRRTGWFDAVVGRYSATVNGLDAIALTKMDVLDDFAEIKICTAYRYRGELIKEMPYSAHVLEQCEPVYETVKGWNTNTSGTTSYDELPQLAKDYIARLEALCETEMALISTGPERSETIIRDGSAISRWIK